The sequence gacaagaaaatattgtgagaaagacttgagaaaattttagagagaaagaagataatgagagagatttagaaacaattgagagaattttagagagaagagagaaagttttagagagaagggagagagttttaagaacttgtgcagccactttagagagagattgaataaattttgtttatatagggagacaaaaatgtaactaggttaaaatttacgatactgtagacttcgtttgaagtctactaaaattaaaattttggagtagatcttactataacatagtagacctttttggaagtctactataataatttaattattgttgtttattctttattattttaataattttaatatatgatttattaaatttatttctttattttttaatagttatagtatatgatttcacttttttattcttaaggaacttaacttagtttaaatataatgattttttgtaaaacaaattgaaaaatatagactgaaaaagacgtcttcagataaatagactttattgtaggtctacgaaaccctaaaccacaaatatcaaaccctaaatgttttgcttgataatcaaaaagtctcatttatacaaaatataaactactaaacattaatatgcagatttaagttaataaaacaaaaaaaaaacaaaatctaaaatctaaccctatgaaatcaactactaaaagacataacatgttagaaccttttgtttctaaactatgaacatagtctagcacatgataaccaaattagtatatattcttcaaaattgttcgattatatgaaattttaatttatttacttcatattatccattatattgatgattaattaaaaatatcacaataattatttttatacatattcaaaattaaattagtagaccaaattagagtgtagactacaaaacaagtctataaagtagacttcgtaggaagtctatatatatgtagacttcttttattacgtgtagacttccaaaggatagaaacgtaaaatacatttatgttttttgtttggtcataagggtgaaatagtactttcactactcctttaggttggttttgcatttgactgaaagtggggtacacttttacatttgacttgaatatttgggttggttttagcaaatgtccctAAATCTTATTCTATTTGTTTGCATGCatatttcacatttttataATCCTTTCACACATACTTTATAAAAGTTGAATTTGAAACTAGACATGATAAGAATATTAGTATGAACCTCTAGGCTAGAAATTTTGTGGTTGATGTTTTccacattaaaaaaacaaaactttacaGAAAATAAACTTGTATAGTCATTGTAGACaagttatatataaatgtgatgCTCGGATGTAAagtactattttaaaaaaagttttaatttgATACGATAAATTATGTCGACAAGAAAATAATATTGTGTCGTCTATAAGATTAAAGTTATACACTAGAAAGAAATCGTCTAACTTTGACGTCTACCTAATGTATATGCTTTTATGTGATAATTAACCTTTCAAACGGTGAGTTTGATAAAGTTGGCATTATAAAGATTGTGAACGTGATCTAATCTTCTAACGCAAATTCAACCAATCACCCCTAATAACATGTATCATGAGATCACCTACTATTCGAATCTTCTTGACATATTGATTGTTTACACGATCAAAATTATGTCCATGTATCTTGTGACCAAACTAAAAAACCaacaataaagaaaaatttcTCGACTAAAAACCCGAATATATGCTTTTGCTGCCCATTATCTCTCCCATCTCTCTTCCTCATTCCCTCTATATATACGTATATGATGAGCATACATCATCATTCACATACACAAGCTATTAATGGGTATGTGGTGGATAGTGGCGGTGGCTATCTTGGCTCACACGGCGTCTGCCGCCGTGAGAGAGTATGCTTGGGAGGTTGAATACAAGTTCGGGTGGCCCGACTGCAAAGAAGGCATGGTCATGGCCGTCAACGGCCAGTTTCCTGGCCCCACCATACACGCCCTCGCTGGAGACACTATCGTCGTCCACCTCACTAACAAACTCGCCACCGAAGGCCTTGTTATCCATTGGCATGGAATTCGTCAGGTTTTTTTACTCTCTCTTTTTTATATAGTAATAATTATGAGACCTTAGACCAAAATCTAGACTAATCTTTGAGGTTTAACATTCtttacaaatataataatttatagggAAAATAAAAACTACCCAAAattgtatttgtatattttactttCTAATTTTGAGAGGAATGGAGACGCACTAAGTGATCATCACTCTCAAAAGAACTCAATTAGATCTTAATTTTTCTTCTGATTGTTTTTTCATACACATAATTATCCTTTAATGATTGATTTCAATATTAGTAATTGATTTGTCGTTAGATGATAAAGAATAGAGGAAATAGATAAAGCTGATGAATAATTGTTTCGCAGCACATGCCATGCATGGCTGATGACTCTGTCTCTTCTCTATATGATTACTACATTTAGGACTCTTCCTTCGGCCGTTGGTTTCTTCTTCGGACTTTGTTTATTGCTTAGTAGTCTTATCATAGCAATTAGCAATAATTAAGCTTAGTACATTTTCCTAAGAGATTCcttttgaaattagtttaacTATATTTCTAGCATACGACACTAGTCTATAAGACTCTATATATTGTGCTCTTTTGCATGCAAAATCCTAAAGCCATATAAAACAACTAAAATGTCTTAAGATAAATCAAGAAAGTCGATTTGTGAAAAAGTAATTGGGATTTATGAACAGTTGGGAAGTCCATGGGCAGATGGAGCAGCAGGAGTTACTCAATGCGCCATTAGCCCGGGCGAGACCTTTACATACAATTTCACAGTTGATAAGGTTATTCTTTGtagttataataaaattaaataaatacgaATAAACATTGTAATTTATTGGGAAATAATTGATACGGTGCAGCCTGGAACACACTTCTACCACGGGCACTACGGCATGCAGAGATCAGCTGGGCTATACGGATCGTTGATTATCGACGTGGCCAAAGGGAAGAAAGAGCCATTGAGATACGATGGAGAGTTTAATCTCTTACTAAGCGATTGGTGGCATGAGGATGTTCTCTCTCAAGAAATCGGTCTTTCTTCTAGACCTATGCGTTGGATCGGTGAAGCTCAggttatttattttcttctacTAAACTGTATATAATTTacttcattttaatttttgtatataatttacttcattttcaatcctgaatatattattttgggaAAATTTTAAAGAGCATATTGATAAATGGGAGAGGACAATTCAATTGTTCATTGGCGGCTCAATTTAGCAGCACATCGTTACCAACATGCACGTTTAAAGAAGGTGATCAGTGTGCACCACAGAGACTACATGTGGAGCCAAACAAGACTTACCGAATCAGACTCGCCAGCAGCACTGCCCTTGCCTCCCTCAACTTTGCTGTTCAggttttgattatttacattattgtccaaaaaaaatattatttacgtTTTATTTCTCTGCTTTTCAtgataagtaaatatacattatatttaaagaacaaaatagaaaaataaattagaaaagaaTGGTAGGCCATAACTTCTTTCGATAGTGTCAGACTACTAAATTCCTAACCATTTCGGCTGCAAAGTGATGGGAATTGGTCCTTAGATTCTGTCTTCTGTTCCGTAGGCCCatagtaaaatataatacaattatACAATAATATTATGTGCATGGTGTCGAACTTTACACCACAAATCTAAATATCGCATATTATATggagtatattatatattgagatGTGTGCATGTCAATCGTTCCGTAGAGTAAGGGATTCCAAAAGAGAGTGGTCTCTATCAGTAGGTAGATTGTATTGACTTTGATATACCTACCCATCTGGCCATCTCACTGTCTCAGTTTCAGTTCATTTGAATTGCTACTCTAATAAAAGCTGTTATTCGGCTTTTTCCGTGTACATGTACATCTGTTTCTTCGAAGTTGGTttgaatattctattttttatttttagccaatttaagaatttttacAGTAACAGAATTACTAAAGAAATTGGAAGATATAATTATCATTTCTattattcaagatttttttCATCATTGTAAATTTTATATGTCGTTTATAAATCAAATTCGTTTATTAGTTTGAGTTAGTTTTTGGGTTAAATTAACCATTCTGTATCAGATTGTAGTATATGGGCCCATTTACAAGGCCTAATTCTAATCATCACACGTGTTAATTTTTACACGTGCAGGGACATAAGCTCGTGGTGGTAGAAGCCGACGGCAATTACATTACGCCGTTCACAACCGACGACATCGATATCTATTCCGGCGAGACCTACTCCGTCCTTCTCACCACTGATCAAGACCCTTCCCAGAACTACTACATCACCGCCGGCGTCCGCGGCCGGAAACCAAACACACCTCCGGCACTCACCGTTCTCAACTACGTAACCGCCCCTTCTTCTCAGCTCCCTACTTCTCCGCCGCCGGAGACTCCGCGATGGAACGATTTCGATCGGAGCAAAAACTTCTCGAAGAAGATCTTCGCAGCGATGGGATCACCATCGCCACCGGAGACATTCGACGAACGGTTGATCCTCCTCAACACTCAGAATCTCATCGAAGGATTCACGAAATGGGCGATCAACAACGTCTCCCTCGCGGTTCCGGGAACGCCGTATCTCGGATCCGTCAAGTACAATCTGAGAACCGGATTCAACCGGAGCTCGCCGCCGAAGGATTACCCGGTGGATTACGACATCATGAACCCGCCGCGAAATCGGAACACCAAGCAAGGAAACGGGATCTACGTTTTCCCGTTCAACGTAACTGTCGACGTGATTCTCCAAAACGCTAACGGCTTAAACGCAAACGCTAGCGAGATTCATCCGTGGCATCTTCACGGTCACGATTTTTGGGTATTGGGTTACGGTGAAGGGAAATTTAAACCGGGAGTTGACGAGAAGACTTATAATCTGAAGAACCCGCCGTTACGGAATACGGTGGCGTTGTATCCTTATGGATGGACGGCGTTAAGATTTGTAACGGATAATCCTGGGGTTTGGTTTTTTCATTGTCACATTGAACCGCATTTGCATATGGGTATGGGTGTGGTTTTTGCTGAGGGATTAAACCGGATCGGTAAGGTACCTGATGAGGCGTTGGGTTGTGGTTTAACCAAGCAATTCCTCATGAACCGGAACAACCCTTAGTAGGTTGCCGTCAGTTATTTCATTTGTATTGTGgctttggttttgttttggCTGTCTACCATATGGTAAACCGAAAATTGGTACTTGTTATTGGTATTGTTGGTTCTTTAGTCGGTTATAGTGATTACTCTAATCTGGTTATTAAGGAGTTTACTTCATATATTTGATCAAAGAAAACTAGGGAGTAGAAGAGACCAGAGAAGTGTCAAATGAAATTGTTATTTCAAGTTTTATACATGTATGAAGAAGATATATACAAAACAATATTGTTTGTTTATATACTATTGCATCtgatatttataaaaacattgATCAAAAC comes from Brassica rapa cultivar Chiifu-401-42 chromosome A02, CAAS_Brap_v3.01, whole genome shotgun sequence and encodes:
- the LOC103851396 gene encoding L-ascorbate oxidase isoform X1, encoding MGMWWIVAVAILAHTASAAVREYAWEVEYKFGWPDCKEGMVMAVNGQFPGPTIHALAGDTIVVHLTNKLATEGLVIHWHGIRQLGSPWADGAAGVTQCAISPGETFTYNFTVDKPGTHFYHGHYGMQRSAGLYGSLIIDVAKGKKEPLRYDGEFNLLLSDWWHEDVLSQEIGLSSRPMRWIGEAQSILINGRGQFNCSLAAQFSSTSLPTCTFKEGDQCAPQRLHVEPNKTYRIRLASSTALASLNFAVQGHKLVVVEADGNYITPFTTDDIDIYSGETYSVLLTTDQDPSQNYYITAGVRGRKPNTPPALTVLNYVTAPSSQLPTSPPPETPRWNDFDRSKNFSKKIFAAMGSPSPPETFDERLILLNTQNLIEGFTKWAINNVSLAVPGTPYLGSVKYNLRTGFNRSSPPKDYPVDYDIMNPPRNRNTKQGNGIYVFPFNVTVDVILQNANGLNANASEIHPWHLHGHDFWVLGYGEGKFKPGVDEKTYNLKNPPLRNTVALYPYGWTALRFVTDNPGVWFFHCHIEPHLHMGMGVVFAEGLNRIGKVPDEALGCGLTKQFLMNRNNP
- the LOC103851396 gene encoding L-ascorbate oxidase isoform X2, whose amino-acid sequence is MGMWWIVAVAILAHTASAAVREYAWEVEYKFGWPDCKEGMVMAVNGQFPGPTIHALAGDTIVVHLTNKLATEGLVIHWHGIRQPGTHFYHGHYGMQRSAGLYGSLIIDVAKGKKEPLRYDGEFNLLLSDWWHEDVLSQEIGLSSRPMRWIGEAQSILINGRGQFNCSLAAQFSSTSLPTCTFKEGDQCAPQRLHVEPNKTYRIRLASSTALASLNFAVQGHKLVVVEADGNYITPFTTDDIDIYSGETYSVLLTTDQDPSQNYYITAGVRGRKPNTPPALTVLNYVTAPSSQLPTSPPPETPRWNDFDRSKNFSKKIFAAMGSPSPPETFDERLILLNTQNLIEGFTKWAINNVSLAVPGTPYLGSVKYNLRTGFNRSSPPKDYPVDYDIMNPPRNRNTKQGNGIYVFPFNVTVDVILQNANGLNANASEIHPWHLHGHDFWVLGYGEGKFKPGVDEKTYNLKNPPLRNTVALYPYGWTALRFVTDNPGVWFFHCHIEPHLHMGMGVVFAEGLNRIGKVPDEALGCGLTKQFLMNRNNP